GAGATGCATTGAAGTGCAACGAAGTGTAACATTGTATTAGGCGAACAGCAAATATCAGCAGGTGGATTGTGAAAGTGCAGCAGTGATTTTTCTCATTCAAACCGAAATGCAGCTGCAGGTGGCTTTAGGGTCTCCGCATGCAAACAGTTTTGGGGTACCACACAATTTCTTGGAAAATGTAATGGGAAATCTACAAAATTGGATTCGGTTGAGTGGTGTGGGATGCTGGTGTCAGAAGTGCTACCTGCTGTGTTTAGGTTCTCTGCCTCATTTTCAAAACACTTTCTAGAATTTCTGACAGCTTGTTAGAAAAATTGATTTGGTCACGCTTCACTGATTCCACTTACAGCATCATTCTTTTCAAAcacaatttctttattatctTCAACCACATTTACTCCTTTAACATCTTCTATTATTTCTGTCAACCTGTTGAATTCATTGATTTGGTCACGCTTCAATGCATCTGACAAGATCTTTCCTGGTTTTCCATAATTTACCAGAAAATATCGCCTTCATTAATTCCTTAAAAACTTACTAAAAATGCTGTCCACCTGTTGTCTATTTTGATTTGCACACGCTTCACTGATTCCAGCATCTTTCCAAATTTTCCTTTTTGAATTTTCCTAAAagaattttcttctttattctTGCTGCTATTTCTGTTCATCTGTTGACTTTATGGAACCGATGACGCATCAGTGATTTTAGGAAAATCAATCAGGAAAAACAGGAGAGGAAATCTTTCTCgaagtttgttttatttgctgaaCACCTGTTAACAAGACTTTTCCTGATGCGCTTCAGTGACTTTGGTGATCTATGGTGATCATCCTAAttcctaattttaaatatacccaACATCTTCCTAAAATATCTGTAAACCTGTTCCTAAATTATGCATCAGTGCGTTTTAACAATGAAAAGATTCTGAAGAAAATCTAAATCTTAATCTGATATTTGATCCTTTACATAATGAGttatattgttgtttaattGAAAGTATGTGCACCTAATTATGATCAAGAAGTGAAAGGGTCAAAGGCTTAAACTGTAGCATTCGAACGGGAAAACAGAAGTTAAACACAGTCGCTCAAGATGCAAGATCTCAAACATCTTGCACATACATAAAAGGGCAACCACTTATCCCAAGTGTGTATCTGCGACACGCATTACCCGTCGAGCAGGTAGCTGATCGCTGATCTGCTTTGTGTATCTTCCTCCGCTTAAACTCAGAGCTGAGCTGATTGCTTTCGCTGGATGCTGAGCACCTCGTCATTCGATCAGCTTGATTGCATTTTGAAACCGCAGGCTATTCGGAGTCTGTTTGTACCTTAAATGCCAATGATCATTTCCTTTTGTTTACTCGCTTGTTGGTTTATACCCTGAACACTTTGAAATAGGTGATGCTCAACTAATGGTAGGTTTCAAACTGGGTCCTAATGTAGTTCGTATTTGAACTCACCGCATGACTTATATATGTTAAACcatattacatattaaattattatatttgtgaaACCTATTTTTTGTGTTCGATTGCTAtaagtattcatttattattgctaatttataatttaattatatccATGATcagaattaataaaaataataatttacaatttttcagagtttttttttcttatcttattattatgtaatttCCAAGTGAAAAAGAAATGCTTTCGTATGAGGACTGCTCATaaccaatttaaataaataaataaataatgttattaatctgatttgcatttatgtgcattaaaagaatatttcttCAAAATCGTTAGTCCAGTTTTCATCTTCCGTCTACagggtattttattttcggtgctccttcttttctttcttttcctttCTTCTTTTCTAATTGATTTCGAACAGGTAATCAGCAACGGGACGAAGTGAGGAAACAGAAGCAGAATTTCAGCATGACTTCAGCACAACAACTGAAAGTTATTGCTGTTCTCCTGTTGAAATGCTACAGTTTTTCAACTCTTTCATTGTTAAGGCGATTAGCATGTGGGGAGAAAAAGTCGATTgctgtttgtttaattttaataaagcgTGAAATGAGCCCAGGGGCACAGCAAACGCAGCAAGTCAAAGTCTGGATCTGGAGTGTAGTCGCTGTATGTCTGAGTAAATGTCTGGATGAGTGCTTCGCTGGGTTCGGTCTCGATGTTTGCCGCATTGCTGCTTTCTTTGAATGTAATTCAATACATTCATTATGATTCACCGCATGCTTGAGTCAATTAAGTGGGGAACGCCcttggtggtggtggttgttggTTATTTGGGCACTTACTCGCTGCTCATTTAGAACTTGCCGCCGGCTGTGGCAGCTGTTGGCCTGgtaaaaaacatgaaattatCGTGACAAACATCGAAATTCATTAGCATTTAATGCCGGCGTGACATTGATCGAGGCAACGATCGAGTGAGTCTATTATTAAGTTTGTTCACAATCTTGCTGATGATCGCAAATTGGCTGTCAGAGGCACAGGCACACAGGAATGTCGATCAGAGAACTTGCCACACATTCTTATTTTCGGGGTTGCAAGTTGCAGTGGCACGTGCCGCGTCTTCTTGTGTAATTTGATGCTTGTAAACGTCTTGAGTGCACACAGGCAAACAGAAATCTTAAAAGGCACCTCATCTTCACAACAAACTCGCACGCATTTCGGGGTTGAAGACCAAGTCTCAAGATACAGCTGAGCcctaagtgtgtgtgcgtgtggcatGCATGGATCAGGCAAGATCAAGTTGTCTATCCACCAGCGGCAGCATTTCGAAGATTTCTGAGAAATGAAAAAGGTCGTTAATCTACAAGtgtgttgttgtatttatttgttctttCGTTCGCATCTTAAACGTTTATTCGtattgttgcagctgcacaGCACATGCTACAttccacatgccgcatgccacatgccgcattcCAGTTCGCTGTCGACCTACTGCCGACTGCTGCTTACCTGGCTGCCAGTTGTCAATGAGCGTGAAAAATTCTCACGCTCGTTATTTGTGCTATTCGTTGTAACGGCAGCTGGCCACGATTTTCCCACACATTATTGACACAAGTGAACCGCAGCCGCTCATTGACTGTCTCACTCCCAATTCCAGTCCCAGTCCCAGTCACAGTCGCAATCCCATTTCGAGTCCCCGGCACATCCGTTAAATGTAACGGACAACGCGAGAGGATCTCTTCGAATTCGGTTTAACGTGGGAACCTAGCTCTACGATTTCGTCTGCTCGCCTGTTACAATTTTAAGTGAATCAATAGAATGGTTCCCACAGAATCCTACCAATCCATTGGGAGAGATCTTTATCGATAGGAGCCATGGGAAAATACGTTACTTTTCCCACAGTCCGTTAAACCGATCTTATTGATCTCCCACGCTTAATTTCTTTCCTCTTTTTTCACACGCTTTGGCTGCTTTGCTAAGGGTTCCAAATCTTTACTGTGCGCCTATTACGCATTCGAAATTAAATTCTGAAGAAAATGCTACCTGTTTTGTATGCGACCCATAACAATCAAATCATCGTCTGCTTCTCTTTGAATGCTCTTACTTATCCACCCTTCGTCTTGTGTGACAACTTGAAACCTTTTGTAGAATTTCTTGCTACTTAGGTTGATGTTCTCACAGAGCTGTTCGCCTATTACCACCGAAGACGCTACGATCTGGCATCTGTCTTCCATGAATGTTAATTTGTTCCTTAGAGTTTCTTTTAACAACTTCAGGATACACTACTTGTTACTGCTGATGTTCGCCTGCTAACTGTAAGAAGTGTTTGTTTAAAgagtaatgaaataaaactcttttttttatttcaaggAAACCTTAAGAATGTGAATTACCATTTTGGTGGTGATCTTCTTGACATTGCTAAGAAACATTCAAAGACTATGCAGACCATACTGCTATCCTGTTATTACacttaattaactttaattgaCAACAAATGCAGAAGGTTTTTCTAATTTCACCACTCGGTTTCTAGTCTACGTTAGTCTGTTGGCCTGATCCCAAATATTATCTCCTTGTGGATGTTTCAGATTTTGTTCTCACGCTGTGCTACTAAGAATGTCAAAAAAACGAAGGAATTTAATCTCCCGCAACGATCTTTGGAAGAAAAAGAATCCCACGTGAATCCATAAAAAAGATGCAAAGATTTCATAAGAGTTCAAATATCCAGCCCCCGAAAAAACAGCCTGACATCCAATCGATATTTCTGCTATCCTAGTAGAAAATCACTAATTAAGCCAAAAATTCTCACGGCACGAGCTCCTTGAAATTTCTATACATATTGATTCGAGTGCAGGTAGAAATTTTGGGTTTGGTTTATGTTACAAAGAGCCTCTTGTCTGTGAGAATTTCAGCTGTTGAAATATTATTCGAAACATGTAAAAGACAACCGTGacaaattgcttttattcttctggggaatttttcaattataaaagaaatttgatAAATGCGAGAGGTTTACATCCAGGGGGTTTCTGAAAGTATTGCTCTTTTCTTTGTTCGATAAATGCATGATGCATTAGGGACTTCACCCTGCAGTTGTGTGccctcttttctttttaactGGTGTAAAGGGTATTATTATCTATGTAAGTGAATGTAACAGGCAGCTAGAATCACTTCCGGTTGAGTATTTTAGAGCTAAAACCGAAACATCTTAAATGTAGATAAGATCGATCAACTAAAAAATGTGCGTAGagttttttgttaattgtttgACCAGCAACCCGAGTACCTAACAACTTTACAGTTTCACGGCTATATTAATGATAcgtttgaatgaaattttcttattaattcataatccaataatgaaaaaaataatttgtgttcACTAACATTACTATGCTATGCATATCTACTAAACGTTAATATTTGCAAGCAATAAGCAGTGCGTGTGGATGGCAAGAAGTTCAGTGTACATGCAATCAGTGTAATTATGTATCAAGCAGTACATGTGTGTGCCAAGCAGTGTTTCACTGAAGCAAGAAGTTCGATTGAGCTCTAAGCaaagtttaaacaaattaatttgtttagtattataatacatgacaatttattatattgtattatattttataaatggtggtgcaattaaattaaatcaataataatttggaTTTCAATCTTTGAATTTTATCTCCAGACAACCGAGCTTTGAACTAAGTCCAATGAAAGGATTGTTTATGGTTGTATTAAGGAAATCCGCCTGGCTTAGATTAACAATCATGCGATTCTTACAACCCGTGGTGCAGGACACTGAGGCACAGGACATCTTGTTTGCAATGCAATCATCGATGAGCCGCAACGCTATGCTCAATGAAGAAATGGTGTTATGCACTGTGGTATAAGAGCATTCCCAGGCCTGTGTAATACGTGATTTCGCTCCACATTCGGCTTGCTCCATATACGTGATGAAGTTCTTCTGGTTAGCTATCGTATTCACATTCGCCGTGGCAATCTATGAATTATAACGTGTATAAGGATCATAATTCTATCGATTCCCTTTCGTTCTTTACTCACCGCATTTGTTACACAACTTGTGTAGTTCCCTTGGGAAGCGGGATGTCGCTTCTCACAATCGTTTAGCATATTTTTCACGTTGGTGGTATGATAGGACTTGAGGTTGTTATACGTATTCTGCGCGTTCTGGAGATGACCATTGAGATTACTCTGCGCCGCTGTCGAGCAACTGGTGAGAGCCGCTCGCACTGTGGCAACTGTAGGAATAGTTGTTGAATAGTTCTGCACGCATTGATTGTGCCAGGAGTCGATGAGCTCAAGCGGACGCAGTCGTTCTGTAGCCTCATTAAGTTTCAACTCTAGCAAATCCGCTTGCACAGAAATTGCGCGCAATTCTCGTCCATATGTTTCCCGAAACGTTGCAATCTCAACCTCAAACTTTTTAACCTTGGCCTCGTACTGTCGTTGATTCAGGCGAATGTAATCTTCCATATAAACCGTCACATTCGACGAGGAAAGCACAACAGTTGCTCCCACGCATATGAGCAAAGCGAGCACAGCGATAAAGTTAAACATCTTGGCAAAAGTCAGCGATCCACTGGACTCTGAATTAACATCGCcgcaaatttatacaaattgccGCTGGGCACTTTTTATCTGAGCACTGTGGTTTGTACTTCCCCCCACAAAAGACCCACCCAATCTGCGGTCTTCTTAAGCAAgtcataaattttttattcCCCGTTTCGTACAAAGTTTATCAATGTTTGCTTAAATTTGCTACAGCATTACTTATTTGCTTAAAGATCGCGAAAATTGCTTATATGgttatttcatttcaacagaatttaattaagaGTTGGCATTGCTCCGAATAGGATGACCCTATTATTGCACGGGTGCAGAACACGACGGTCTTGGAATAGTGTAATACATTATATGGTTAAGTGTAGTAGTTGATACTGTATGAAATGTGCTCAGTCAGTTCCAGTCGATAATATAGTTAAAGAGATCAGCTGGCAAGCTGGCGTTGTCCagtttaaatgcaattgcgTGGTAACG
This is a stretch of genomic DNA from Drosophila albomicans strain 15112-1751.03 chromosome 3, ASM965048v2, whole genome shotgun sequence. It encodes these proteins:
- the LOC117567278 gene encoding uncharacterized protein LOC117567278 — protein: MFNFIAVLALLICVGATVVLSSSNVTVYMEDYIRLNQRQYEAKVKKFEVEIATFRETYGRELRAISVQADLLELKLNEATERLRPLELIDSWHNQCVQNYSTTIPTVATVRAALTSCSTAAQSNLNGHLQNAQNTYNNLKSYHTTNVKNMLNDCEKRHPASQGNYTSCVTNAIATANVNTIANQKNFITYMEQAECGAKSRITQAWECSYTTVHNTISSLSIALRLIDDCIANKMSCASVSCTTGCKNRMIVNLSQADFLNTTINNPFIGLSSKLGCLEIKFKD